Proteins co-encoded in one Chitinophagales bacterium genomic window:
- a CDS encoding 6-carboxytetrahydropterin synthase, translating into MDKDMKVSVFRKAHFNAAHRLHNPNWSEEKNKAVFGLCNNPNYHGHNYELQVKVIGEIDPETGYVIDMKILKDIIKEEVEDRFDHKNLNLDTEDFKNLNPTAENIVVVIWNRIRARLPKNLDLAVRLYETPRNFVEFPA; encoded by the coding sequence ATGGATAAAGATATGAAAGTTTCGGTTTTTAGAAAAGCTCACTTCAATGCTGCTCACCGTTTGCACAACCCAAATTGGAGTGAAGAAAAAAACAAAGCTGTTTTTGGCTTGTGCAACAACCCCAATTACCACGGACACAACTACGAATTGCAGGTAAAAGTAATCGGTGAGATTGACCCCGAAACAGGTTATGTCATTGACATGAAAATATTGAAGGACATCATCAAAGAGGAAGTCGAAGACCGTTTTGACCACAAAAACCTCAACCTCGACACCGAAGACTTCAAAAACCTCAATCCGACTGCCGAAAATATTGTGGTGGTAATTTGGAATCGAATACGTGCACGATTGCCTAAAAATTTAGATTTGGCGGTACGACTGTATGAAACGCCGAGGAATTTTGTGGAGTTTCCTGCTTGA
- the ricT gene encoding regulatory iron-sulfur-containing complex subunit RicT: MGCSSCSSGSKKGGKPAGCASNGDCSTGGCNRLNVYDWLVDLPYSAQQNPFKIVEISFKNGSRKSFYSNENNVDCHTGDTVVVEAATGGFDIGNISLSGELVRLQMKKRNVPIDSELPRIVRLATMRDLDRFEEAKEKEYETMLMARVISRKLDLQMKIGDVEYQGDGRKATFYYTADDRIDFRELIKSLAKEFRVKIEMRQIGSRQEASRIGGIGSCGRELCCSTWLTKFKSVSTTAARYQNLAINQSKLSGQCGRLKCCLNYELNMYMDALKDFPKNADFIETKEGKARLLKTDIFKRLMWYSLLETRAVHTLSVDRVNEILEMNSNGEIPETFVSSTFIKAYAAKIGFEDGVGEIELDSLDPIEKNKRRRNRKRRSGSARSSSPNAKPNNPNTSNNQRKGAKPNPPSDKSKPSNPSDNTQPKRVKPKKTSLKRNPTTPKDATKKPLDTDKSEDNKGGNVRRRNSRNRKNDGPRKKDD, encoded by the coding sequence ATGGGATGCAGTTCTTGTAGTTCTGGGTCGAAAAAAGGTGGTAAACCCGCAGGCTGTGCTAGTAATGGCGATTGTAGTACAGGCGGTTGCAATCGATTGAACGTATATGATTGGTTGGTAGATTTGCCATACAGCGCACAGCAAAATCCATTCAAGATAGTAGAAATAAGCTTTAAGAATGGAAGCCGAAAAAGTTTTTATAGCAATGAAAACAATGTTGATTGCCATACAGGAGATACAGTTGTAGTGGAAGCTGCAACCGGCGGATTTGATATCGGCAATATTAGTTTGAGTGGAGAATTGGTGCGTTTGCAGATGAAAAAACGCAATGTACCTATTGATTCCGAATTACCTCGTATTGTGCGTTTGGCGACTATGCGTGATTTGGATCGTTTTGAAGAAGCAAAGGAAAAGGAATACGAAACAATGTTGATGGCACGGGTGATTTCTCGTAAGCTTGATTTACAAATGAAAATTGGAGACGTTGAGTATCAGGGAGATGGCAGGAAAGCTACGTTTTACTATACTGCCGATGATCGCATTGATTTTCGAGAACTTATCAAGTCACTTGCCAAAGAGTTTAGAGTGAAAATCGAAATGCGTCAAATTGGTTCTCGTCAAGAAGCAAGTCGCATTGGTGGAATTGGCTCATGTGGTAGAGAATTGTGTTGTTCTACTTGGCTCACCAAATTCAAGTCGGTTTCTACGACTGCTGCTCGGTATCAGAATCTTGCTATCAATCAATCGAAATTATCTGGACAGTGCGGACGGCTCAAATGTTGCCTAAACTACGAGTTGAATATGTACATGGATGCATTGAAGGATTTTCCTAAAAATGCAGATTTTATCGAAACAAAAGAAGGCAAGGCAAGGTTATTGAAGACAGATATTTTCAAACGTTTGATGTGGTATTCGCTCCTCGAAACTAGGGCTGTTCATACACTGAGTGTCGATCGGGTGAATGAAATCTTGGAAATGAATTCTAATGGAGAAATTCCCGAAACCTTTGTTTCTTCAACGTTTATAAAGGCTTATGCGGCTAAAATTGGATTTGAAGACGGTGTAGGAGAAATTGAATTGGATTCTTTGGACCCCATCGAAAAAAATAAACGAAGGAGGAATCGAAAACGTCGCTCAGGAAGTGCCAGAAGTTCTTCTCCAAATGCGAAACCGAACAATCCCAATACGTCAAATAACCAGAGAAAAGGAGCGAAACCGAATCCTCCTTCTGATAAAAGTAAACCAAGCAATCCATCAGATAATACTCAGCCAAAAAGAGTAAAACCGAAAAAAACTTCTTTAAAAAGAAATCCTACTACTCCTAAAGATGCTACAAAAAAACCTTTGGATACAGATAAGTCTGAAGATAACAAGGGTGGGAATGTACGAAGACGCAATTCTCGAAATCGAAAAAATGATGGACCAAGAAAAAAAGATGATTAA
- a CDS encoding gliding motility lipoprotein GldH has translation MKQVTYIFKYIGIFVFAIVLVACDESRIYEQNTEIPNRSWDYDTVIPYEVTVVDTSIRYNVYVNLRHTNQYANSNLWLMLYTTFPSGEKSERRVELPLASKEGKWYGNHSGSIISHQILIQPNAIFPEKGVYRFDLEQNMRRNPLEEVLDVGIRVEKAIKN, from the coding sequence GTGAAACAAGTAACATACATTTTCAAGTATATAGGAATTTTTGTGTTTGCTATTGTTTTGGTGGCTTGCGATGAAAGCCGTATTTATGAACAAAATACAGAAATTCCTAATCGTAGCTGGGATTATGACACTGTGATACCTTACGAAGTAACTGTCGTAGATACAAGTATTCGCTACAATGTGTATGTGAATTTACGACATACCAATCAGTATGCAAATAGTAACCTTTGGCTCATGCTTTATACGACTTTTCCTTCAGGAGAGAAGTCGGAAAGAAGAGTCGAATTACCTTTGGCTTCAAAAGAAGGAAAATGGTATGGCAATCATTCAGGTAGTATCATTAGCCATCAAATTTTGATTCAACCGAATGCTATCTTTCCCGAAAAAGGAGTGTATCGTTTTGACTTAGAGCAAAATATGCGCCGAAACCCATTAGAGGAAGTGTTGGATGTGGGGATTAGAGTAGAGAAGGCAATAAAAAATTAG
- a CDS encoding DUF4296 domain-containing protein, producing the protein MNKNSASINSEKVIDSETMKKVLLDIHLAEAFSQSMKLDSSVTHLSIEEYYQQIFAIHGTNFEDFKKSFDYYTDLPDTLQLMYEEILNTLSKMESASMLETHK; encoded by the coding sequence ATGAACAAGAATTCAGCTTCAATTAATTCTGAAAAGGTAATCGATTCAGAGACAATGAAAAAAGTGTTGCTTGATATACATTTGGCTGAAGCATTTAGCCAAAGTATGAAATTAGATTCATCGGTAACTCACTTATCAATTGAAGAATATTACCAGCAAATATTTGCCATACATGGAACGAATTTTGAAGATTTCAAAAAATCTTTCGATTACTATACCGACCTCCCTGATACACTCCAATTGATGTATGAAGAAATACTCAATACGCTTTCCAAGATGGAATCTGCCTCGATGTTGGAAACGCACAAATAG
- a CDS encoding choice-of-anchor B family protein — protein MKRFALLLLIGILLSLPFGDTYAQKNMFLVSHLTYNQGANDIWGYVDSRTEIEYAIVGLDHDISIVSLANPANPKEVARIPDSNSLWHDMKVWNNHIYVTNESSQGLLIIDVNQLPEVNYVRWNGSQDPNFAINMHTAHNLFIDEHGFAYIFGADVGVGGAIILDLNQDPLNPPIVGIYDTRYIHDGYVRDNIMWSAEINDGILSVVDVSDKANPQVLATTSTPNDFTHNCWLSDDGNTIYTTDERANAFIAAYDVSDLSDIRELDRVQSSAGQNVIPHNTFVKGDFLVTSYYRDGVTVHDATNPNFLVEIGNYDTSPDYTGDGFNGCWGVYPYLPSGLVIASDIEEGLYVIQPSYIRACYIQGNITDAATNENIAGVKVRIEEVGKTFETDFSGNYANGIPDAGFYTVTFSKLGYQSVSYSNIFLANGETLSLSANLIPAKMFKLTGRVRDSETSDIVVDAKVVFSVDDFSVETSTDETGLFTIPDFLEGSYEVFIGKWGYQNYSSATAISESNTTNLYDLNRGYADDFAVNLGWTVESTASAGIWERGVPYGTNTNGLTMNPDRDVEGDTGNQCYVTGNAASSNVAADDVDAGYTRLISPVFDLSTYEEPEISYYRWFANAGGQVAPNDELIVTLSNGTKTQTVVERVDANNPFLNQWYQTKIKVRDFIEPTATMQITFETADEDGLQNGGGLVEAGVDVFSVTDLATVGIEGSIEGNTLSVLAYPNPSKDGFNISLNGVSLGILQQQNARLRVFSIRGREVFNESIEDTKMYVPRNNLKAGIYIYVVEVNGDWTSRGELLIQD, from the coding sequence ATGAAAAGATTTGCATTGTTGCTATTAATTGGCATACTTTTGTCTCTGCCTTTCGGTGATACCTACGCTCAAAAAAATATGTTTTTGGTCAGTCATTTGACTTACAACCAAGGTGCAAACGATATTTGGGGCTATGTAGATTCACGTACTGAGATTGAATATGCAATTGTTGGATTAGACCACGACATTTCTATTGTAAGTTTGGCGAATCCTGCAAACCCTAAAGAAGTAGCAAGAATACCCGATTCAAATTCTTTGTGGCACGATATGAAAGTTTGGAACAACCACATTTATGTGACCAACGAAAGTAGTCAGGGTTTGTTGATTATTGATGTGAACCAATTGCCTGAGGTGAACTATGTGCGTTGGAATGGTTCGCAAGACCCAAATTTTGCCATTAATATGCACACAGCACACAATCTTTTCATTGATGAACATGGCTTTGCGTATATTTTTGGGGCAGATGTAGGAGTTGGCGGTGCGATTATCCTTGATTTGAACCAAGATCCTTTGAACCCTCCAATTGTAGGCATTTACGATACCCGCTATATTCACGATGGGTATGTGCGTGACAACATTATGTGGTCTGCCGAAATCAATGATGGAATTTTGTCGGTTGTAGATGTATCAGACAAAGCAAATCCTCAAGTATTGGCAACGACTTCTACGCCCAATGATTTCACGCACAATTGTTGGTTGTCAGATGATGGCAATACGATTTATACAACAGATGAAAGGGCAAATGCTTTTATTGCAGCCTATGACGTATCTGACTTGAGCGACATTCGCGAACTGGATAGAGTTCAATCAAGTGCTGGTCAAAATGTGATTCCTCACAATACTTTTGTAAAAGGAGATTTTTTGGTGACTTCTTATTATAGAGATGGGGTGACAGTACATGATGCCACGAATCCTAACTTTTTAGTTGAAATCGGTAATTATGATACCTCTCCTGACTATACGGGTGATGGCTTCAATGGCTGTTGGGGTGTATATCCTTATTTGCCTTCTGGACTCGTAATCGCCTCTGATATCGAGGAAGGTTTGTATGTGATTCAGCCTTCTTATATTCGTGCTTGCTACATTCAGGGGAATATAACGGATGCTGCGACTAATGAAAACATTGCAGGTGTAAAAGTGAGGATTGAAGAAGTGGGAAAAACTTTTGAAACAGATTTTTCAGGTAACTATGCAAACGGTATTCCCGATGCAGGTTTTTATACCGTAACTTTTTCTAAATTGGGTTATCAATCTGTGAGTTACTCCAACATCTTTTTGGCAAATGGGGAAACTCTTAGTTTATCTGCAAATCTAATTCCTGCGAAAATGTTTAAACTCACTGGCAGGGTAAGGGATTCTGAAACATCTGATATTGTAGTGGATGCAAAGGTTGTATTTTCCGTGGATGATTTTTCGGTTGAAACAAGCACTGATGAAACAGGTTTGTTCACAATACCCGACTTTTTGGAAGGTTCTTATGAAGTATTTATCGGAAAATGGGGCTATCAAAATTATTCATCAGCTACTGCAATTAGTGAATCGAATACGACTAATCTTTATGACTTGAACCGAGGATATGCTGATGATTTTGCAGTAAACTTAGGTTGGACAGTAGAAAGTACTGCTTCAGCAGGCATTTGGGAAAGAGGTGTTCCTTATGGCACAAATACCAATGGATTGACCATGAATCCTGATAGGGATGTAGAAGGAGATACTGGAAATCAATGTTATGTGACAGGCAATGCAGCAAGCAGCAATGTAGCTGCAGATGATGTGGATGCAGGATATACCCGTCTTATTTCTCCAGTTTTTGACCTTAGCACGTATGAAGAACCAGAAATTAGCTATTATCGTTGGTTTGCCAATGCAGGTGGACAGGTCGCACCCAATGATGAATTGATTGTAACTTTGAGCAATGGTACAAAAACGCAAACAGTAGTAGAAAGAGTAGATGCCAACAATCCTTTTTTGAACCAATGGTATCAAACAAAAATCAAGGTAAGAGATTTCATAGAGCCTACTGCAACCATGCAAATTACTTTTGAAACGGCTGATGAAGATGGACTTCAAAATGGAGGCGGTTTGGTAGAAGCGGGAGTAGATGTGTTTAGCGTAACAGACTTGGCAACTGTAGGCATTGAAGGTAGCATTGAAGGAAACACCTTGTCTGTTTTGGCATATCCTAATCCTTCAAAAGATGGCTTCAATATAAGCTTAAACGGGGTTAGTTTGGGAATTCTTCAACAACAAAATGCTCGATTAAGAGTTTTTAGTATAAGAGGACGTGAAGTTTTTAATGAATCCATCGAAGACACAAAAATGTATGTTCCAAGAAATAATTTAAAAGCTGGAATCTATATATATGTTGTAGAAGTGAATGGTGACTGGACTTCAAGAGGTGAATTGCTGATTCAAGATTAG
- a CDS encoding metallophosphoesterase codes for MKYEIPFLARPPKGRRIAIGDIHGCIITLKTLLKKLDLTLQDQLFLLGDLIDKGINSKQVVDYILQLKRMDFSIFTLKGNHEQSFLTAYDCGWSFFMDYLEQNNTSDFLGDELETYLQFFSSMEYAYDLGDWLVSHTEFLIDEHSIYRGMRGLFSRVDFDIDKNELLKKRQVVGHFVTSIDKIQSNIAAKNRVICIDSGCIYNKIESLGYLSAFNLDTDELILQ; via the coding sequence ATGAAGTACGAAATTCCTTTTCTTGCTCGTCCGCCAAAAGGTCGGAGAATTGCTATTGGAGATATTCATGGTTGTATAATCACCTTGAAGACTTTGTTAAAAAAGCTCGATTTGACTCTACAAGATCAATTATTTTTGTTAGGAGATTTGATAGATAAAGGAATCAACAGCAAACAAGTAGTAGACTACATTCTTCAATTAAAGAGGATGGACTTTTCTATTTTTACACTGAAAGGCAATCATGAGCAATCTTTTTTGACTGCATATGACTGTGGATGGAGTTTCTTTATGGATTATTTGGAGCAAAATAATACCAGCGATTTTTTAGGTGATGAGTTGGAGACCTACCTTCAGTTTTTTAGTAGTATGGAATATGCCTATGATTTGGGAGATTGGTTAGTTAGTCATACCGAATTTCTTATAGATGAACACAGTATTTACCGAGGAATGAGGGGTTTGTTTTCGAGAGTAGATTTTGATATTGACAAGAATGAACTTTTGAAGAAAAGACAAGTTGTAGGGCATTTTGTAACTTCAATCGACAAAATTCAATCAAACATTGCAGCAAAAAATAGGGTAATCTGCATAGATAGTGGCTGTATTTACAATAAGATAGAAAGCTTAGGATATCTATCGGCTTTTAACTTAGATACAGACGAACTAATTTTACAATAA
- the ggt gene encoding gamma-glutamyltransferase, translating to MNNTKYGKVAAGHQETAKAAWMILEEGGNAFDAAMAAILAACVAESASISIGGGGFLLAHQPNGQQHVYDFFTQTPKQKRTDGLLDFFPAHLHFKDTIQTFHIGLASVATPGIIAGLYKVHSELGSIPFKVIAEPAITLAKNGVVLDDFQQNILGLLYPIVCESAEGKAIFLKEDGELKQKGEEVHIAGLADTLYVLANEGQREFYEGEIAERICRDAQELGGHLTPQDFKEYQVIRRKPLQLNYRDFQFLTNPPPSAGGILIAFCLELLQSYDLQNLKWGSNEYIQLLGEVMNSMNLSRKKSLDAFLHQPDIVQHFLQKQNLSSYLQSLTKKADKLGSTTHISVMDKHGNAVSTTISSGAGNSYFVPKTGIMMNNMLGEADLNPNGFHQWIPDQRMSSMMAPSMLLKNRQARLVLGSSGSNRIRSAVLQTILHWTDYQMPLEEAIRCARLHIEGRQWNIEKGFDEESLSKLQLPSNWEKVLWSEQSMFFGGVNAIAADAKGNLEGVGDERRFGVVMGS from the coding sequence ATGAACAATACAAAATACGGCAAAGTAGCAGCAGGACATCAAGAAACGGCAAAGGCTGCATGGATGATATTAGAGGAAGGCGGCAATGCTTTTGATGCGGCAATGGCAGCGATTTTAGCAGCCTGTGTAGCTGAATCGGCTTCGATTTCTATTGGAGGAGGCGGATTTTTGTTGGCGCATCAGCCGAACGGTCAGCAGCATGTATATGATTTTTTTACACAAACACCAAAACAAAAAAGAACAGACGGTTTACTCGATTTCTTTCCTGCACACCTTCACTTCAAAGATACCATACAGACATTTCATATCGGCTTGGCTTCAGTAGCTACGCCAGGCATCATTGCAGGTTTGTATAAAGTTCATTCCGAATTGGGGAGTATTCCCTTCAAAGTCATTGCAGAACCTGCCATTACCTTGGCAAAAAATGGTGTGGTCTTAGATGATTTTCAGCAGAATATACTGGGACTGCTCTATCCCATTGTTTGCGAATCAGCAGAAGGAAAGGCCATTTTTTTGAAAGAGGATGGAGAATTGAAGCAAAAAGGAGAGGAGGTGCACATTGCAGGTTTAGCGGATACACTCTATGTTTTAGCAAACGAAGGACAGAGGGAATTTTACGAAGGTGAAATAGCTGAACGGATTTGCAGAGATGCACAAGAACTGGGCGGGCATCTGACCCCACAAGATTTCAAAGAATACCAAGTTATTCGCCGAAAGCCATTGCAGCTAAACTACCGAGATTTTCAGTTTTTGACCAATCCCCCTCCAAGTGCAGGAGGCATTTTGATTGCATTTTGTTTGGAGTTGCTCCAATCTTATGATTTGCAAAACCTAAAGTGGGGCAGCAATGAGTACATCCAACTACTTGGGGAAGTGATGAATAGCATGAATTTGTCCCGCAAAAAATCATTGGATGCCTTCCTTCATCAACCCGATATTGTCCAGCATTTTCTGCAAAAGCAAAACCTCAGTTCCTACCTTCAATCACTCACCAAAAAAGCGGACAAACTGGGTAGTACGACTCACATTAGCGTGATGGACAAACACGGAAATGCGGTCAGCACTACCATTTCGTCTGGAGCAGGGAATAGCTATTTTGTGCCAAAAACGGGAATTATGATGAACAACATGCTCGGTGAAGCAGACCTAAATCCCAACGGATTTCACCAATGGATTCCCGACCAACGTATGTCGTCCATGATGGCACCTTCTATGTTGCTCAAAAACCGACAAGCCCGTTTGGTCTTGGGTTCAAGCGGGTCGAACCGCATTCGCTCGGCTGTTCTTCAAACGATTCTACATTGGACAGATTATCAAATGCCTTTGGAAGAGGCGATTCGGTGCGCTCGTTTGCACATTGAAGGAAGGCAATGGAATATCGAAAAGGGTTTTGATGAAGAATCACTTTCTAAGCTGCAATTGCCTTCAAATTGGGAAAAGGTGCTTTGGTCGGAGCAAAGTATGTTTTTTGGAGGAGTCAATGCGATTGCAGCAGATGCGAAAGGCAATTTGGAAGGAGTAGGAGATGAACGGCGTTTTGGGGTGGTCATGGGAAGTTAA
- a CDS encoding VOC family protein — MAEEKKSVIGSIIWHDLTVPNAEEVKNFYTEVVGWTASLYSGYDDFNIHQEDGQVMAGICYAKGSNANIPPQWLMYVTVANVEESAAKCVEMGGKILDGPRMMGNNNFCVIQDPAGAVMALIEG, encoded by the coding sequence ATGGCAGAAGAAAAAAAATCAGTAATTGGATCTATTATTTGGCATGACCTAACTGTTCCAAATGCCGAAGAAGTCAAAAATTTTTACACCGAAGTCGTTGGTTGGACTGCAAGTCTATATTCTGGCTACGATGACTTCAATATTCACCAAGAAGATGGACAAGTGATGGCAGGCATTTGTTATGCTAAAGGTAGTAATGCCAACATTCCACCACAATGGTTAATGTATGTGACAGTGGCAAATGTGGAGGAGTCGGCTGCAAAGTGTGTAGAAATGGGCGGTAAAATTTTAGATGGTCCTCGAATGATGGGGAACAATAATTTTTGTGTGATTCAAGACCCTGCTGGAGCCGTAATGGCATTGATTGAAGGTTGA
- a CDS encoding DUF1569 domain-containing protein, translating into MKNVFDSKDVAEIIERIHNLSPKTQGLWGKMSVGQMLAHCNVVYEMTYEDKHPKPNAFVKFMLKMFVKNGVVGPKPYPKNSRTAPQFLMTTEKDFEAEKKRLIDYLTKTQTLGATHFEGKESHSFGPLTKNEWNVMFYKHLDHHLTQFGV; encoded by the coding sequence ATGAAAAACGTTTTTGACTCAAAGGATGTCGCAGAAATTATTGAACGTATTCATAATCTCTCTCCAAAAACTCAGGGTCTGTGGGGCAAAATGAGTGTTGGTCAAATGTTGGCGCACTGCAATGTGGTCTATGAGATGACTTATGAAGACAAACACCCTAAACCGAATGCTTTCGTGAAGTTTATGCTCAAAATGTTTGTCAAAAATGGTGTAGTGGGCCCAAAACCTTATCCCAAAAATAGCCGAACTGCCCCTCAATTTTTAATGACCACCGAAAAAGACTTTGAAGCAGAAAAAAAACGACTGATTGATTACCTCACCAAAACCCAAACTCTCGGTGCAACTCATTTTGAAGGCAAAGAATCTCACTCCTTCGGTCCGCTTACCAAAAACGAATGGAATGTGATGTTTTACAAACATTTAGACCATCATTTGACACAGTTTGGCGTGTAG
- a CDS encoding ABC transporter substrate-binding protein: MFRNQIHLCICLLCICLLIGACGSGAKKTQGTQTNTNTNNELPIDITPKPIPPPTKVKTDSESTNNGSTIIIIPTDKNSGLNEIPDVEARPYAPNIAIMLPFQLNEYNPTMDSMDSIPRKTNLSAEFYEGIKIGLEHLKNEGISLNVQVYDTQNSPFEVNNILAKPEMKASDLIIGPIYNKQLTEVAKFAKQNRIYAVSPLSPSDKITTNNPYYLMATPTIETQCAAMFDYIVNTYPNRNILALSTSKPNETNLASLFYRFATVNAANREKYGYVDVTQVVSSIEDSETSIEAHLSPNKENVIVVTSFDELFINDLLRKLNMLKSRYRITVFGMPNWMKMSTLQLDYLANLNFHITVPFWYNSNELSHQKFREDYLNTFKTHPSNNANTGYDLITYFARNYHKYGERIEGKLDKSEIKGTFNNFYFNGASSNQYNQSFSPTDYLENKYVNILKYNSLFELEKVN, encoded by the coding sequence ATGTTCAGAAACCAAATCCATTTATGTATCTGCCTATTATGTATCTGCCTCCTAATAGGTGCTTGCGGCAGTGGCGCAAAAAAGACGCAAGGTACTCAAACAAATACCAATACGAACAATGAATTGCCGATAGATATTACTCCAAAACCTATTCCTCCTCCAACGAAGGTAAAAACTGATTCAGAATCAACCAATAATGGTTCTACAATAATTATCATTCCGACAGATAAAAATTCTGGACTGAATGAGATTCCCGATGTTGAAGCTCGGCCTTATGCTCCAAATATTGCGATAATGTTGCCTTTTCAACTCAATGAATACAATCCGACAATGGACAGCATGGATTCTATTCCCAGAAAAACCAACTTGTCAGCAGAGTTTTATGAAGGCATCAAAATAGGTTTGGAACACTTGAAGAACGAGGGAATTTCGTTAAATGTTCAGGTATATGACACTCAAAATAGCCCCTTTGAGGTAAATAACATTTTGGCGAAACCCGAAATGAAGGCAAGTGATTTGATAATTGGCCCTATTTACAACAAACAACTCACCGAAGTTGCCAAATTTGCCAAGCAAAATCGGATTTATGCAGTTTCTCCGCTTTCTCCTTCCGACAAAATAACGACCAATAATCCTTATTATTTGATGGCTACCCCAACGATAGAAACACAATGTGCCGCCATGTTTGACTACATTGTGAATACTTATCCAAACCGCAATATATTGGCATTGAGCACTTCAAAACCCAATGAAACCAATTTAGCGAGCCTGTTTTACCGATTTGCAACTGTCAATGCTGCCAATAGAGAAAAATATGGCTATGTGGATGTCACACAGGTAGTTAGTTCGATTGAAGATTCCGAAACAAGCATTGAAGCACATTTATCACCCAACAAAGAGAATGTGATTGTGGTGACTTCTTTTGATGAATTGTTTATCAACGATTTACTCCGCAAACTAAATATGCTCAAGAGTCGCTATCGAATTACTGTTTTTGGAATGCCCAACTGGATGAAAATGAGCACTCTGCAATTGGATTATTTGGCAAACCTCAATTTTCACATTACCGTACCTTTCTGGTACAATTCCAATGAATTGAGTCACCAAAAATTTAGGGAAGATTACCTCAATACTTTCAAAACCCATCCTTCCAACAACGCAAATACAGGTTACGATTTGATTACTTACTTCGCCCGCAATTACCACAAATACGGTGAAAGAATCGAAGGTAAACTGGATAAAAGTGAAATAAAAGGAACTTTCAACAACTTCTATTTCAATGGAGCTTCCTCCAATCAATACAACCAAAGTTTTTCACCTACTGACTATCTGGAAAACAAATATGTCAACATATTGAAATACAACTCATTATTTGAGTTAGAGAAGGTGAATTAG
- a CDS encoding PASTA domain-containing protein, which produces MATILGNSLWKHLIAIGLASVIAVWLIFWGMGIYTNHGESITVPDLREMTLEQVKRHLKTKDLRYTILDSTYIRGKLPETVIEQDPKPGAKVKENRRIYLTINSKTPPIVEIPNIIQASLRHAEKQLQSVGLEVGELEYVPYKYKNLVLKIKLNGAEIEPQTKVEKGSAITLVLGNGLGNTRIPVPTLVGLSFLEARIAIQGMSLTVGAVVREDDVRETDSDRAIVYRQIPAPGDGTEITIGEPVDLFLRSPYSQPRETEIIPEYEEEVGDSVEVNPLDGPDN; this is translated from the coding sequence ATGGCAACTATTTTAGGTAATTCACTTTGGAAGCATTTGATTGCTATTGGTTTAGCGAGTGTGATAGCGGTATGGCTCATTTTTTGGGGCATGGGAATCTATACGAATCATGGAGAGAGTATTACCGTTCCTGATTTGCGAGAAATGACATTGGAGCAAGTGAAAAGACATCTGAAAACAAAAGATTTGCGTTATACCATTTTAGATTCTACTTATATCAGAGGGAAACTGCCCGAAACGGTCATCGAACAAGATCCAAAACCGGGAGCAAAGGTGAAAGAGAATCGCCGTATTTATTTGACTATCAACTCTAAAACTCCTCCAATAGTAGAGATTCCAAATATCATTCAAGCTTCACTGCGTCATGCCGAAAAGCAACTGCAAAGTGTGGGTTTGGAAGTAGGTGAATTGGAGTATGTGCCGTATAAGTACAAAAATTTGGTGCTGAAAATTAAGTTAAATGGTGCAGAAATTGAGCCTCAAACGAAAGTAGAAAAAGGGAGTGCCATTACCTTGGTTTTGGGGAATGGATTGGGGAATACCCGAATTCCTGTGCCTACTCTGGTGGGCTTGTCCTTTTTGGAGGCACGAATTGCCATTCAAGGGATGTCGCTGACCGTTGGAGCAGTGGTGAGAGAGGATGATGTGCGAGAAACGGATTCGGATAGGGCGATTGTTTACCGCCAAATTCCTGCTCCTGGAGATGGTACAGAAATCACAATTGGTGAGCCTGTGGATTTATTTTTACGTTCACCGTATAGCCAGCCTCGTGAAACGGAAATAATTCCTGAATATGAAGAAGAAGTGGGTGATTCGGTCGAAGTAAATCCTTTGGATGGCCCTGATAATTAG